The Streptomyces sp. NBC_01775 genome includes a region encoding these proteins:
- a CDS encoding ADP-ribosylglycohydrolase family protein has translation MSCTIIEPHRPSQPGDGEPGRIEGLLLGLAAGDAAGWPAARHRAARMPDWTRRLTRELDTFAELNATTTLPVPIALNQPPEPLRLGPSDDAEWAAFTAHAVLSADTANHSDLTPDQRVRAALTLAWNALADEVAAAAEQAEEIESAQIPLRARISVRAGLGNLAAGLRPPATGHDNPHYFDDAACVRATVLAVVHPGDPGGAADLAEFDARYTQDDDGVYGARAMAAAVAVALAGDEIGACVRAALAQLPEGTEIRRNALRAIELAQVALSDSAGLPGSAFALVPVLEHEIVDHVYSYGIAAAETVPVALAVATAAQGVLSEAVPSAACLTRVADSAPALTGALAGALGGAASLPHSWREACRKLSGCSLPQFAGADLVETAGRLAAHHLINASPAVPEGPLNS, from the coding sequence ATGAGCTGCACCATCATCGAACCCCACCGCCCCTCCCAGCCCGGCGACGGCGAACCCGGCCGCATCGAGGGACTGTTGCTCGGGCTGGCGGCGGGCGACGCGGCCGGCTGGCCCGCCGCCCGGCACAGGGCCGCCAGGATGCCCGACTGGACGCGGCGGCTGACCCGCGAACTCGACACCTTCGCCGAGCTGAACGCCACCACCACCCTGCCGGTGCCCATCGCGCTCAACCAGCCGCCCGAACCGCTGCGGCTGGGCCCCTCCGACGACGCGGAGTGGGCGGCCTTCACCGCGCACGCCGTCTTGTCCGCAGACACCGCGAACCACAGCGACCTGACCCCCGACCAGCGGGTGCGCGCCGCGCTGACCCTGGCGTGGAACGCGCTCGCCGACGAGGTGGCAGCCGCCGCCGAGCAGGCCGAGGAGATCGAGTCGGCCCAGATCCCGCTGCGCGCCCGTATCTCGGTGCGCGCGGGGCTGGGCAATCTGGCCGCCGGGCTGCGGCCCCCGGCCACCGGGCACGACAACCCGCACTACTTCGACGACGCGGCCTGTGTGCGCGCCACCGTCCTGGCGGTCGTACACCCCGGCGACCCCGGGGGCGCCGCCGATCTGGCCGAGTTCGACGCCCGCTACACCCAGGACGACGACGGGGTGTACGGGGCGCGCGCCATGGCGGCGGCCGTGGCCGTGGCGCTGGCCGGGGACGAGATCGGCGCCTGCGTGCGGGCCGCGCTGGCCCAGCTGCCCGAGGGCACCGAGATCCGGCGCAACGCGCTGCGGGCCATAGAGCTGGCACAGGTGGCGCTCAGCGACAGCGCGGGCCTGCCCGGCAGCGCCTTCGCGCTGGTGCCCGTGCTGGAGCACGAGATCGTCGACCACGTCTACAGCTACGGCATCGCCGCCGCCGAGACAGTGCCGGTCGCGCTCGCCGTGGCCACCGCGGCGCAGGGCGTGCTGAGCGAGGCCGTGCCGTCCGCCGCGTGCCTCACCCGGGTCGCCGACTCGGCGCCCGCGCTGACCGGGGCGCTGGCCGGCGCGCTCGGCGGCGCCGCCTCGCTGCCCCACTCCTGGCGGGAGGCCTGCCGGAAGCTGTCCGGCTGCTCCCTGCCCCAGTTCGCGGGCGCCGACCTGGTGGAGACCGCCGGGCGGCTGGCCGCACACCACCTCATCAACGCCTCTCCCGCCGTCCCGGAAGGACCCCTGAACTCATGA
- a CDS encoding CaiB/BaiF CoA transferase family protein, with protein sequence MNDTPQPAPLAGLRVLDLATLFAGPLSATMLGDFGAEVIKVEHPRKPDPSRGHGPSKDGVGLWWKLLGRNKKTITLDLSSPGGREVLLKLAAGADVIVENFRPGTLEKWGLGWEELSAANPRLVLARVTGFGQTGPYAHRPGFGTLAEAMSGFAAITGEPDGPPTLPPFGLADSIAALSTAYAVMTALAGRDRTGQGQVVDMAIIEPMLTVLGPQPIWYDQLGYLQPRTGNRSANNAPRNTYRTADGRWLAVSTSAQSIAERVLRLVGRPDFLDEPWFATGAGRARHADELDEAVGGWIARHDHDEVVRAFEEAQAAVAPIYDVRDVMADEQYRALGSITEVEDDELGTVKMQNVLFRLSRTPGAIKWAGRRHGADTDEVLGELGLSAEEIEALREKGAL encoded by the coding sequence ATGAACGACACTCCTCAGCCCGCCCCCCTGGCGGGGCTGCGCGTTCTCGACCTCGCGACCCTCTTCGCCGGGCCGCTCTCCGCGACGATGCTCGGTGACTTCGGCGCCGAGGTGATCAAGGTGGAGCACCCGCGCAAGCCCGACCCGTCCCGCGGTCACGGTCCCAGCAAGGACGGAGTGGGCCTGTGGTGGAAGTTGCTGGGCCGCAACAAGAAGACGATCACGCTCGACCTGTCCTCGCCGGGCGGGCGCGAGGTGCTGCTGAAGCTCGCCGCCGGAGCCGACGTCATCGTGGAGAACTTCCGCCCCGGCACTCTGGAGAAGTGGGGCCTGGGCTGGGAGGAGCTGTCGGCCGCCAATCCCAGGCTGGTGCTGGCGCGGGTGACCGGCTTCGGGCAGACCGGCCCCTACGCGCACCGCCCCGGCTTCGGCACCCTCGCCGAGGCGATGAGCGGGTTCGCGGCGATCACCGGCGAGCCGGACGGGCCGCCCACACTGCCGCCGTTCGGGCTGGCCGACTCCATCGCGGCGCTGTCCACGGCGTACGCGGTGATGACGGCGCTGGCCGGGCGCGATCGCACCGGGCAGGGGCAGGTGGTGGACATGGCGATCATCGAGCCGATGCTGACGGTGCTCGGGCCCCAGCCCATCTGGTACGACCAGCTCGGCTACCTCCAGCCGCGCACCGGCAACCGCTCGGCCAACAACGCGCCACGCAACACCTACCGCACCGCCGACGGGCGCTGGCTGGCCGTCTCCACCTCGGCGCAGTCCATAGCCGAGCGCGTGCTGCGCCTGGTGGGCCGCCCCGACTTCCTGGACGAGCCGTGGTTCGCGACGGGCGCGGGCCGGGCCCGGCACGCGGACGAACTCGACGAGGCCGTCGGCGGCTGGATAGCGCGCCACGACCACGACGAGGTCGTCCGCGCCTTCGAGGAGGCCCAGGCCGCCGTCGCCCCCATCTACGACGTACGGGATGTGATGGCCGACGAGCAGTACCGCGCCCTGGGCTCGATCACCGAGGTCGAGGACGACGAACTCGGCACCGTGAAGATGCAGAACGTCCTCTTCCGGCTCTCCCGCACCCCCGGCGCCATCAAGTGGGCGGGCCGCCGGCACGGCGCCGACACCGACGAGGTCCTCGGCGAACTCGGCCTGTCCGCCGAGGAGATCGAAGCCCTGCGCGAGAAAGGTGCGCTATGA
- a CDS encoding ADP-ribosylglycohydrolase family protein: protein MSSPTAPAARPSPDGGPSGDSLSLEDRTAGCLVGAAVGDALGGPVEGWTPEAIAERHGGRVRGIVEPFHKDEWRTARPIAPYHKGDGHVTDDTLMTHALVRVYEKVRDHLDAYAVAEHLVPDLIGTPRWIPELEAEALPLQRIFLAEKWLVARLHYGHVDPREAGSGNIVNCGAAMYMAPVGAVNAGNPDAAYAEAVDVAGAHQSSYGREAAGVLAAAVAAAFRPGATPGSVVEEALRLAKDGTRAAIESVCESAARYEDFEEALKPLREAVTPFDTVGPDYRQPSLGARRPSRLHAIEELPIALGMLLVGRGDFRHTVLGSVNYGRDCDSIASMSGAIVGALYGERAVPAEWSGTVSDASKLDLHAPAASLAAVAREVFARDLERRRAHETAFTALTGAAR from the coding sequence ATGAGTTCCCCCACAGCTCCCGCAGCGCGCCCCTCCCCCGACGGCGGTCCCTCGGGCGACAGCCTTTCCCTTGAGGACCGGACAGCGGGCTGCCTGGTCGGTGCCGCCGTCGGCGACGCGCTGGGCGGGCCCGTCGAGGGCTGGACCCCCGAGGCCATCGCCGAGCGGCACGGCGGCCGGGTGCGCGGCATCGTCGAGCCGTTCCACAAGGACGAGTGGCGCACCGCGCGCCCCATCGCGCCGTACCACAAGGGCGACGGGCACGTCACCGACGACACCCTCATGACGCACGCCCTGGTCCGCGTCTACGAGAAGGTCCGCGACCACCTGGACGCCTACGCCGTCGCCGAGCACCTGGTGCCCGACCTGATCGGCACGCCGCGCTGGATTCCCGAACTCGAGGCGGAGGCACTGCCGTTGCAGCGGATCTTCCTCGCGGAGAAGTGGCTGGTCGCCCGGCTGCACTACGGGCACGTCGACCCGCGCGAGGCCGGTTCGGGCAACATCGTCAACTGCGGTGCCGCGATGTACATGGCGCCCGTCGGCGCCGTCAACGCGGGGAATCCGGACGCGGCGTACGCGGAGGCGGTGGATGTGGCGGGCGCCCACCAGTCCTCCTACGGGCGGGAGGCCGCCGGGGTGCTGGCAGCCGCCGTCGCCGCCGCGTTCCGCCCGGGTGCCACGCCCGGGTCCGTCGTCGAGGAGGCCCTGCGGCTCGCCAAGGACGGCACCCGCGCGGCGATAGAGAGCGTGTGCGAGAGCGCGGCACGGTACGAGGACTTCGAGGAGGCGCTGAAGCCGCTGCGCGAGGCGGTGACCCCGTTCGACACCGTCGGCCCGGATTACCGGCAGCCCTCGCTGGGTGCCCGGCGGCCCTCGCGGCTGCACGCGATCGAGGAGCTGCCGATCGCGCTGGGCATGCTGCTGGTCGGCCGGGGCGACTTCCGGCACACGGTGCTCGGCTCGGTCAACTACGGCCGCGACTGCGACTCCATCGCCTCCATGAGCGGCGCGATCGTGGGCGCGCTGTACGGCGAGCGCGCCGTGCCCGCCGAGTGGAGCGGGACGGTCTCCGACGCCAGCAAGCTGGACCTGCACGCGCCCGCCGCCTCGCTCGCCGCCGTCGCCCGCGAGGTCTTCGCCCGCGACCTGGAGCGCCGCCGCGCCCACGAGACGGCCTTCACCGCGCTGACGGGTGCCGCCCGATGA
- a CDS encoding ADP-ribosylglycohydrolase family protein — MSVNQAALPRERARGAMTGLAVGDALGAPAENMKPSQIRERWGRIEGFVSDDPAGTDDTEYAIFSGLLLAEHGSALTVQHVEAAWHRWIADLDEGSFRGAGFSERGTLENLRRGLAAPISAQHRHAWSDGLAMRAAPFGVFAAGRPAEAARLVSIDGTVSHEGEGIYGGRAVAAGVAAAMVSDSPAVVVQAALSVIPANSWTSRSLQRAVSAARRAPMRPDATQLSVERAVRSSVVIGGYPWTDLAPEAIGLAFGAFTAARGDFRASVLTAVNMGRDADTTAAVAGALAGALRGEPAIPAEWATAIRPVRGTCLPSMAGRHVREIADRLAPPAGTEIAPSGNTGPAPPDDTGHTPRGGTRPAPPGGTRHTPPEDTGRTPPKGTTPAPLNHARDAS, encoded by the coding sequence ATGAGCGTCAATCAGGCGGCCCTGCCCCGGGAGCGGGCTCGCGGCGCCATGACGGGGCTGGCCGTGGGCGATGCCCTGGGCGCGCCCGCCGAGAACATGAAGCCCTCACAGATCCGCGAACGCTGGGGCCGCATCGAGGGCTTCGTCTCCGACGACCCGGCGGGCACCGACGACACCGAGTACGCCATCTTCTCCGGACTCCTCCTGGCCGAGCACGGCTCGGCCCTCACCGTCCAGCACGTGGAAGCCGCCTGGCACCGGTGGATCGCCGACCTGGACGAGGGCTCCTTCCGGGGCGCGGGCTTCAGCGAGCGCGGGACGCTGGAGAACCTGCGCAGGGGCCTGGCCGCGCCGATCTCGGCGCAGCACCGGCACGCCTGGAGCGACGGCCTCGCCATGCGCGCGGCGCCCTTCGGCGTGTTCGCCGCCGGACGCCCCGCCGAGGCCGCCCGGCTGGTGTCCATCGACGGCACGGTCAGCCACGAGGGCGAGGGCATCTACGGCGGGCGGGCCGTGGCCGCCGGGGTCGCGGCGGCGATGGTGAGCGACAGCCCGGCGGTCGTCGTCCAGGCGGCGCTGTCGGTCATCCCGGCGAACTCCTGGACCTCCCGCTCCCTCCAGCGCGCCGTCTCCGCGGCGCGCCGGGCGCCGATGCGGCCGGATGCGACACAGCTGAGCGTGGAGCGCGCCGTGCGCTCCTCCGTGGTCATCGGCGGCTACCCCTGGACCGACCTGGCGCCCGAGGCCATCGGGCTGGCCTTCGGGGCTTTCACCGCGGCGCGCGGCGACTTCAGGGCTTCGGTGCTGACCGCCGTGAACATGGGCCGTGACGCGGACACCACGGCGGCCGTCGCCGGCGCGCTGGCGGGCGCGCTGCGCGGCGAGCCGGCCATCCCCGCCGAGTGGGCCACCGCGATCCGGCCCGTACGCGGCACCTGTCTGCCCTCCATGGCCGGGCGGCACGTCCGCGAGATCGCCGACCGGCTCGCGCCGCCGGCCGGCACGGAAATCGCACCGTCCGGCAACACCGGACCCGCGCCGCCGGACGACACCGGGCACACGCCGCGCGGCGGCACACGGCCCGCACCGCCGGGCGGCACCAGGCACACGCCACCCGAGGACACCGGGCGCACACCGCCGAAAGGCACCACGCCCGCGCCGCTGAATCACGCACGGGATGCCTCATGA
- a CDS encoding VIT1/CCC1 transporter family protein → MSDAGVSDPTHVAHRDNHTHRDVNGGWLRPAVFGAMDGLVSNLGLMTGVAGSAASSQTIVIAGLAGLAAGAFSMAAGEYTSVASQRELVQAELEVERRELRRSPGEEVKELAALYESRGVDTALALEVARQLHRDPEQALEIHAREELGIDPADLPSPTVAAVSSFLSFSLGAVLPVLPYLFGVTVLWPAVALALVGLFVCGAVVSRVTARAWWYSGLRQLALGGAAAAVTYGLGALFGVTVG, encoded by the coding sequence ATGTCCGACGCTGGAGTCTCAGACCCGACCCATGTCGCACACCGTGACAACCACACCCACCGCGACGTCAACGGCGGCTGGCTGCGCCCCGCCGTCTTCGGCGCGATGGACGGGCTGGTCTCCAACCTCGGTCTGATGACCGGCGTCGCGGGCAGCGCCGCCTCCTCCCAGACGATCGTGATCGCGGGCCTGGCCGGACTCGCGGCCGGAGCCTTCTCGATGGCCGCCGGTGAGTACACCTCCGTCGCCTCCCAGCGTGAGCTCGTCCAGGCCGAGCTGGAGGTGGAGCGGCGGGAGCTGCGGCGCAGTCCCGGCGAGGAGGTCAAGGAGCTCGCGGCGCTGTACGAGTCGCGCGGCGTGGACACCGCGCTCGCGCTGGAGGTCGCCCGGCAGCTGCACCGGGACCCCGAGCAGGCGCTGGAGATACACGCCCGCGAGGAGCTGGGCATCGACCCCGCCGACCTTCCCTCCCCGACGGTCGCGGCCGTCTCCTCCTTCCTGTCCTTCTCCCTGGGAGCCGTACTGCCCGTACTGCCGTACCTGTTCGGGGTCACCGTGCTGTGGCCCGCGGTGGCGCTCGCGCTGGTGGGGCTCTTCGTGTGCGGCGCTGTCGTCTCCCGGGTCACGGCCCGGGCCTGGTGGTACAGCGGCCTGCGGCAACTCGCGCTGGGTGGCGCCGCGGCGGCGGTCACGTACGGGCTGGGCGCGCTGTTCGGGGTGACGGTGGGCTGA
- a CDS encoding Na+/H+ antiporter subunit E produces MTAPQRLPEASRLRATQWPMVLGLTLLWMLLWGTLTPANVVTGVLVALLVVLVFPLPPIEKQARPRPVGILLFAARFTLDMVISSWRLNRYILAPGKPPCAVLGVKMRCPGDLMLTATAVAVSAVPGSTVLEVHRRSGTLYLHVLGAGKESERARARRDALRLEARVVRAFGTPADVTAIRASEAAEEVFGRWR; encoded by the coding sequence ATGACGGCGCCTCAGCGACTGCCCGAGGCCAGCAGGCTGCGGGCGACGCAGTGGCCGATGGTGCTCGGCCTCACTCTGCTGTGGATGCTCCTGTGGGGCACGCTCACCCCGGCGAACGTGGTCACCGGCGTGCTCGTCGCGCTGCTGGTGGTGCTGGTCTTCCCGCTGCCGCCCATCGAGAAGCAGGCCCGCCCCCGCCCCGTCGGGATCCTGTTGTTCGCGGCGCGGTTCACGCTGGACATGGTGATCTCCAGCTGGCGGCTCAACCGCTACATCCTCGCCCCCGGCAAGCCGCCCTGCGCGGTGCTCGGCGTCAAGATGCGCTGCCCCGGCGACTTGATGCTCACCGCCACAGCGGTGGCCGTCTCCGCCGTGCCCGGCAGCACCGTGCTGGAGGTGCACCGCAGGTCGGGCACGCTCTACCTCCATGTGCTCGGCGCCGGAAAGGAGTCGGAGCGGGCGCGGGCGCGACGGGACGCGCTGCGGCTGGAGGCCCGCGTGGTCCGCGCGTTCGGAACGCCCGCCGATGTGACGGCGATCCGCGCCTCCGAAGCGGCCGAGGAGGTGTTCGGCCGGTGGAGGTGA
- a CDS encoding HpcH/HpaI aldolase/citrate lyase family protein, which yields MSATTAVNTFVTWLYVPGDRPDVVAKALRSGADVVLVDLEDAVAPGRKAYARDATAELLADPAPGPVPVHVRVNALDGPLAEREIRALAPLPGLAGLRLPKVTDRAALHRVAAWAGADAGGREAVPPLYALLESALGVERAFEIATGHPALHGIALGEADLRADLGVAAVSAASGLGYARGRAVVAARAAGLAPPPQSVYPDVRDTQGLARSCAEGRALGFLGRTAIHPRQLAVIESAYRPSPEEIDAAREIVTAAATDAGALALPDGRFVDPAVVAEAERTLRLAERL from the coding sequence ATGAGCGCGACCACCGCCGTGAACACCTTTGTGACCTGGCTGTACGTACCGGGCGACCGCCCCGACGTGGTCGCCAAGGCGCTCCGCTCGGGCGCTGACGTGGTGCTGGTCGACCTGGAGGACGCGGTCGCGCCCGGCCGCAAGGCGTACGCGCGCGACGCCACGGCCGAACTGCTGGCCGACCCCGCGCCCGGCCCCGTTCCCGTCCACGTACGCGTCAACGCGCTGGACGGCCCGCTCGCCGAGCGGGAGATCCGCGCTCTCGCTCCCCTGCCCGGACTGGCCGGGCTGCGGCTGCCGAAGGTGACGGACCGCGCCGCGCTGCACCGGGTGGCCGCGTGGGCGGGCGCGGACGCGGGCGGGCGCGAGGCCGTTCCGCCGCTCTACGCGCTGTTGGAGTCCGCACTCGGTGTGGAGCGCGCCTTCGAGATCGCCACGGGGCACCCGGCGCTGCACGGGATCGCGCTCGGCGAGGCCGACCTGCGCGCCGACCTGGGCGTCGCCGCCGTCTCGGCGGCGTCAGGGCTGGGTTACGCGCGCGGTCGCGCGGTGGTCGCGGCCCGCGCGGCCGGGCTGGCGCCGCCGCCGCAGTCCGTGTACCCCGACGTACGGGACACCCAAGGCCTGGCCCGCTCCTGCGCCGAGGGGCGCGCCCTCGGCTTTCTCGGCCGGACGGCCATCCACCCCAGGCAGCTCGCGGTCATCGAGTCGGCGTACCGGCCCTCGCCGGAGGAGATCGACGCGGCCCGCGAGATCGTGACCGCGGCGGCGACGGACGCGGGTGCCCTCGCCCTGCCCGACGGCCGCTTCGTCGACCCGGCGGTCGTGGCGGAAGCGGAGCGCACACTGCGCCTGGCCGAGCGCCTTTGA
- a CDS encoding ribokinase, with protein MDLVAQVASAPRRGETVAGRSFTTVPGGKGANQAIAATRSGSAVSMIGAVGDDAFGAGLREALAASGVDVTGLRTAATPTGTAHIVVDDEGGNAIVVVPGANATVTALTEDDERRIARAQALLLQLETPLEGVLSAARAAHAHGVRTVLTPAPVPVEPLPDELLGLIDLLVPNEHEAAALSGKADPHEAAAALLERVPEVVVTLGAAGSLYAARGAEPVTVPAVRVRAVDTTAAGDTFVGALCTAYAEGRTVPEAMAWASAASALAVQRPGASSSMPDRTEITQFATKEVPAS; from the coding sequence ATGGACCTGGTCGCACAGGTGGCGAGCGCCCCCCGCCGGGGGGAAACCGTCGCGGGGCGCTCCTTCACGACCGTCCCGGGCGGCAAGGGCGCCAACCAGGCCATCGCGGCGACCCGTTCGGGCAGCGCGGTGTCGATGATCGGCGCCGTCGGCGACGACGCGTTCGGCGCCGGACTGCGCGAGGCCCTCGCCGCGTCCGGCGTGGACGTCACCGGGCTGCGTACCGCCGCTACGCCCACCGGCACCGCGCACATCGTCGTGGACGACGAGGGCGGCAACGCGATCGTCGTCGTACCCGGCGCCAACGCCACCGTCACGGCGCTGACCGAGGACGACGAGCGGCGGATCGCTCGAGCACAGGCTCTGCTCCTCCAGTTGGAGACCCCCCTCGAAGGGGTGCTGAGCGCGGCGCGCGCCGCCCACGCGCACGGGGTGCGCACCGTGCTGACCCCCGCTCCCGTCCCCGTCGAGCCGCTGCCGGACGAACTCCTCGGTCTCATCGACCTGTTGGTGCCCAACGAGCACGAGGCAGCGGCGCTCTCGGGCAAGGCGGACCCCCACGAGGCCGCCGCGGCCCTGCTGGAGCGGGTGCCGGAGGTCGTCGTCACCCTCGGCGCCGCCGGGAGCCTGTACGCGGCGCGGGGCGCCGAGCCGGTGACCGTGCCCGCCGTGCGGGTGCGGGCCGTGGACACGACGGCCGCGGGCGACACGTTCGTGGGCGCGCTGTGCACGGCGTACGCGGAGGGCCGCACCGTGCCGGAGGCGATGGCCTGGGCCTCGGCCGCCTCGGCGCTGGCCGTCCAGCGTCCGGGAGCCTCGTCCTCGATGCCGGACCGCACCGAGATCACCCAGTTCGCGACGAAGGAAGTCCCCGCATCATGA
- a CDS encoding monovalent cation/H+ antiporter complex subunit F, which produces MEVIFAVIAGLLLAAGLMFTLRLALGPTTLDRAVALDALISVVMAGIGVQTAVRHNAFYLPALLVLSFLGFTGSVGVARFMALRDEAGTEDVDDSEETGEANGAAGSAESGPAGGRTGEAR; this is translated from the coding sequence GTGGAGGTGATCTTCGCCGTGATCGCCGGACTGCTGCTCGCCGCGGGCTTGATGTTCACCCTCCGGCTGGCGCTCGGCCCCACCACGCTGGACCGCGCCGTCGCGCTCGACGCGCTGATCTCGGTGGTCATGGCCGGGATCGGCGTCCAGACGGCCGTGCGGCACAACGCGTTCTACCTGCCCGCCCTGCTGGTCCTCTCCTTCCTCGGCTTCACCGGCTCCGTCGGCGTCGCCCGGTTCATGGCCCTGCGCGACGAGGCGGGCACGGAGGACGTCGACGACAGCGAGGAGACAGGTGAGGCGAACGGCGCGGCGGGCAGCGCGGAGAGCGGTCCCGCGGGCGGCCGGACGGGGGAGGCGCGATGA
- a CDS encoding ABC transporter substrate-binding protein yields MRHPRFPRATARPARTLRKAASGALATALAAALLAGCGGGEGDSDGTVTLDYFSLAWQKESIQANKALVARWNKTHEKIKVRYVQGQWDTVHDQLLTSFEGGEAPDIIHDDASDLTDFAYGGYLADLRSYLPEKSRTRIPQASWNSVTMNGGGVYGVPFLQEPKVIVANKKLLERSGVRIPTAAHPWTWDEFEKVSRKLTHGKGRGGQPARYGAVWTMKEPVKQSVNLSLSTGGSIFTKKRTDDGTKNAVRFDARDSAVSRLINRQVNKDHTAPRSGLGMAGSDALPGFFAGRYAMVPLNFSFRQQVQQQAPDGFEWTVLPMPRGEGRGHNAQGVVPQTLSVAQDSAHKQAAADFISYLTRPDHMAELAKGDWILPTGKEALKDPAINRRKDGWRAGVAIARTLRPSPTLGVRGYAEWSDKVATPAFQRYYNADTGLDSLSDSLVDDGNLILNRYQR; encoded by the coding sequence ATGCGGCACCCACGGTTCCCACGCGCGACGGCGCGGCCCGCACGAACCCTGCGCAAGGCGGCCTCCGGAGCGCTGGCCACCGCGCTGGCCGCGGCGCTGCTGGCCGGGTGCGGCGGCGGGGAGGGCGACAGCGACGGCACCGTCACCCTCGACTACTTCAGCCTGGCCTGGCAGAAGGAGTCCATCCAGGCCAACAAGGCACTGGTCGCGAGGTGGAACAAGACTCACGAGAAGATCAAGGTCCGCTATGTGCAGGGCCAGTGGGACACCGTCCACGACCAGCTGCTGACGTCCTTCGAGGGCGGCGAGGCCCCCGACATCATCCACGACGACGCCAGCGACCTGACGGACTTCGCCTACGGCGGCTACCTCGCCGATCTGCGCTCCTACCTGCCCGAGAAGTCGCGTACCCGGATCCCGCAGGCCAGCTGGAACTCGGTCACCATGAACGGCGGAGGGGTCTACGGCGTGCCCTTCCTCCAGGAACCCAAGGTCATCGTCGCCAACAAGAAGCTGCTGGAGCGCTCGGGGGTGCGCATCCCCACGGCCGCCCATCCGTGGACCTGGGACGAGTTCGAGAAGGTCTCCCGCAAGCTGACCCACGGCAAGGGCCGGGGCGGGCAGCCCGCGCGGTACGGCGCCGTATGGACGATGAAGGAGCCGGTCAAGCAGTCGGTCAACCTGTCGCTGTCCACCGGCGGGAGCATCTTCACCAAGAAGCGCACCGACGACGGCACCAAGAACGCCGTCCGCTTCGACGCACGCGACTCGGCCGTCAGCCGCCTGATCAACCGCCAGGTCAACAAGGACCACACGGCTCCCAGGAGCGGCCTGGGCATGGCCGGCTCCGACGCGCTGCCCGGCTTCTTCGCGGGCCGCTACGCGATGGTCCCGCTCAACTTCTCCTTCCGCCAGCAGGTGCAGCAGCAGGCGCCCGACGGCTTCGAGTGGACCGTACTGCCCATGCCACGGGGCGAGGGCCGGGGCCACAACGCCCAGGGCGTCGTCCCCCAGACCCTGTCCGTGGCCCAGGACAGCGCGCACAAGCAGGCCGCGGCCGACTTCATCTCCTACCTGACCCGACCCGATCACATGGCCGAACTCGCCAAGGGTGACTGGATCCTGCCCACCGGGAAGGAAGCCCTCAAGGACCCCGCGATCAACCGCCGGAAGGACGGCTGGCGGGCCGGGGTCGCGATCGCCAGAACCCTTCGGCCCTCACCGACCCTCGGCGTACGCGGCTACGCGGAGTGGTCCGACAAGGTCGCCACCCCGGCCTTCCAGCGGTACTACAACGCCGACACCGGCCTGGACTCGCTCAGCGACTCCCTCGTGGACGACGGAAACCTCATCCTCAACCGCTATCAACGCTGA
- the mnhG gene encoding monovalent cation/H(+) antiporter subunit G, which yields MRWTEVADGVGAAFMLGGAALCLLAGIGLLRLPDVLTRMHAATKPQSLGLLLVLIGAGLWLRNVIDLSTLLLVGFFQLLTSPVATHMVGRAAYRTGRMDREHIVVDELAEALRAGEHDDE from the coding sequence ATGAGGTGGACCGAGGTGGCGGACGGGGTGGGCGCCGCGTTCATGCTGGGCGGCGCCGCGCTGTGCCTGCTGGCCGGGATCGGGCTCCTGCGGCTCCCCGACGTGCTCACCCGCATGCACGCCGCCACCAAGCCGCAGTCCCTGGGCCTGCTGCTCGTCCTGATCGGCGCCGGGCTGTGGCTGCGCAACGTCATCGACCTGAGCACTCTGCTACTCGTCGGCTTCTTCCAGCTGCTGACCTCGCCGGTGGCGACGCACATGGTGGGGCGGGCCGCCTACCGGACCGGGCGCATGGACCGGGAGCACATCGTCGTCGACGAGCTGGCAGAGGCGCTGCGGGCGGGCGAGCACGACGACGAGTGA